A stretch of Dyella sp. BiH032 DNA encodes these proteins:
- a CDS encoding RHS repeat domain-containing protein — MKDATYLPFGPVAQWRYGNGRALARHYDADGRPVTIEDTAPGGLATSFGYDANGRLTTLGQPGTDTPLLSFTYDHLDRLTDTRDGPTGTVLESYRYDLTGNRLAFTDAHGEQTYDYPADRHRLIGVAGQERHYAEYMSWINVA; from the coding sequence GTGAAAGACGCCACCTACCTGCCCTTCGGCCCGGTCGCACAATGGCGCTACGGCAACGGCCGCGCGCTCGCGCGCCACTACGACGCCGACGGCCGCCCCGTCACTATCGAAGACACCGCCCCCGGCGGACTCGCCACGAGCTTCGGCTACGACGCCAACGGCCGGCTGACCACCCTCGGCCAACCCGGCACCGACACCCCGCTGCTCAGCTTCACCTACGACCACCTCGACCGCCTCACCGACACCCGCGACGGCCCCACCGGCACCGTGCTCGAAAGCTACCGCTACGACCTCACCGGCAACCGCCTCGCCTTCACCGACGCCCACGGCGAGCAGACCTACGACTACCCCGCCGACCGCCACCGCCTCATCGGCGTCGCCGGTCAGGAACGCCACTACGCCGAGTATATGAGCTGGATAAATGTCGCCTAA